A single window of Arvicanthis niloticus isolate mArvNil1 chromosome X, mArvNil1.pat.X, whole genome shotgun sequence DNA harbors:
- the Bex3 gene encoding protein BEX3, whose translation MANIHRENEEMEQPLQNGQEDRPVGGGEGHQPAANNNNNNNHNHNHNHNHNHNHNHHRRGQARRLAPNFRWAIPNRQINDGLGGDGDDMEMFMEEMREIRRKLRELQLRNCLRILMGELSNHHDHHDEFCLMP comes from the coding sequence atGGCCAATATCCACCGGGAGAACGAAGAAATGGAGCAGCCCCTGCAGAATGGACAGGAAGACCGCCCTGTGGGAGGAGGTGAGGGCCACCAGCCTgctgcaaacaacaacaacaacaacaaccacaaccacaaccacaaccacaaccataACCATAACCACAACCACCACCGAAGAGGACAAGCTCGCCGACTTGCCCCTAACTTTCGATGGGCCATTCCCAACAGGCAGATTAATGATGggttgggtggagatggagatgataTGGAAATGTTcatggaggagatgagagaaatcCGGAGAAAGCTTAGGGAGCTACAGTTGAGAAATTGTCTGCGTATTCTTATGGGGGAGCTATCTAATCACCATGATCATCACGATGAATTCTGCCTTATGCCTTGA